One Streptomyces sp. NA02950 genomic region harbors:
- a CDS encoding Pycsar system effector family protein — MTTMKEQPRVTPADQADRYRERAHQALDGKSPEHGWPIQNGDEVALPYSVLAVSQELAGVNETLTLVDGNVERIAGVLEEQERTARLPEPDYTESELLVVRGEISRTDTKSSILLASVAIVAGPLAEKADSLLRQPWWVAALGLVASVLAGVSTWLLLDVVLPRLTGTTNANFIYYSRCTATELDEALGAGADRRAELAVLSAIAKAKFQCLARAGVLLKLSGLLFAVTAGLAIAF; from the coding sequence ATGACCACGATGAAGGAACAGCCCCGGGTGACGCCGGCCGACCAGGCCGACCGCTACCGGGAGCGCGCCCACCAGGCGCTGGACGGGAAGAGCCCGGAGCACGGCTGGCCGATCCAGAACGGCGACGAGGTCGCGCTGCCCTACAGCGTGCTCGCTGTGTCGCAGGAACTGGCCGGTGTGAACGAGACGCTCACGCTGGTCGACGGCAACGTCGAGCGGATCGCCGGCGTGCTGGAGGAGCAGGAGCGGACCGCGCGCCTGCCGGAGCCGGACTACACCGAGTCCGAACTCCTCGTGGTGCGCGGCGAGATCAGCCGGACCGACACGAAGAGCTCGATCCTGCTGGCCAGCGTCGCGATCGTCGCGGGCCCCCTCGCGGAGAAGGCCGACAGCCTGCTGCGCCAGCCGTGGTGGGTTGCCGCCCTGGGCTTGGTCGCCTCGGTCCTCGCCGGGGTGTCGACCTGGCTGCTCCTGGACGTCGTCCTGCCCCGGCTGACCGGCACCACCAACGCCAACTTCATCTACTACTCCCGCTGCACCGCAACCGAGCTGGACGAGGCGCTGGGAGCGGGAGCGGACCGGCGCGCCGAACTCGCCGTGCTCTCCGCGATCGCGAAGGCCAAGTTCCAGTGCCTGGCCCGGGCCGGAGTCCTGCTGAAGCTCTCCGGGCTGCTGTTCGCCGTCACGGCCGGCCTCGCCATCGCCTTCTGA